In Chlorocebus sabaeus isolate Y175 chromosome 2, mChlSab1.0.hap1, whole genome shotgun sequence, the genomic stretch CTGCAGCTCCAGCAAGCACCTTTGAAGGAGTCCCCAGCTCGCGCTCACTCAATCCTTAGAGTGGAAGCGATTGACTGAAAGACAACAAAGAGCGATACAGTGTCCGGGGAGGATTCCTCGCTTTCTTCAAATCACTCAGCCAGCTGGCCCAAAAGGCAAAAGCTGAACCCTCACTATGACTCCTGCAGCCATGGGATGgccgtgtgaccttgggcaagaacAATTTTTTTCTCGCCGATGCTCCCTTCCACATCTTTAAGATGAGCGGGACACTTTCCTAAATCTGTAAAGTTCCTTTCCACCTGGACAGAGGAATTGGGGAAAATCTTGCCAGGCCAGGTCCTCCTGGTCTTTcccccagggctgggggaggccCCCAGGGAGGGACTCCAAGAGGAGATGTGAGAGCCCCAGGCTCCGGGCTTTCCCGCAGGGCAGGCTCTGGCCAGTCCGAGAAGGAAACTGCGGCCCCGGGTCCACAGGCCGCGGGGAACAATGTCCCGGCTGTGCGTGCCCGGAAGCCCGTCATGCACCAGAGACTCGAATCCAGCTAGGGGTGGGGACCCCCACCTTGGCTGCGCTTCAACGACGCCTTTGTCTCCCCCGGGACCGTGCGAGGGAGAGCACTGGCGGATCTGGTTTCATCCGTCTTGACTTTCCCGGGGGTCCCCGGGTCCTGGGGCGCCCCTGTTCCCGGAACCCAGGCCCTCCCGCCTCCTCCCAGCCCAGCGCAGCCCCGCCCCATCCCCGCTCGGCCGTGGTGGAGCTACCATTGGGCAGAGAGCAGAAGGTGGCGCAGCCCGCGCTGCAGCACTTGAGGTTGTCCGCGCATTCGCTGTCCGAGACGCACTCCTGCGTGCAGCTCTGGTCCGCCTGGAGCTTGGGGCACACGCCCGTCTTCTCTGCTCCTGTGCCTGGAAGGGCAGGCCCGTGACAGTGGAGGGTGGGGCGTAGCGCCATACCCAGAGGATGCCCACCTCCTGCTCCAAAGCTTAACTCCAAGGAATTCTCAGTCTGTGGCCCTAGGAGTCCCCTTACTGCCCCCAGAGACTCCCACTTCCAGACCAGGAGGAGTCCCTAGCCCCTGGGAATACCAGAGCTTCCTAACCCTTGGCGTCGGGGCCCTCGGATCTCAGCCCTAGGGGACCCTGCACAGCTGAGTGTCTAGGAGCGTCCGAGGTCGAGGCAgagcagcccccacccccagcccactgCAGCCACGGAGTGTCTTCGTTCAGCACAGAACCCTCCCAAATTTCAGCCGTCAGTGGTCTCTCCACCTCCAGCACATTGGACCCCACACCCTAGGCTCCAAGGGTCCCCGCCACTTCCGACCCAGGAATTCCCACTTCCCCGGCCTCCAGAGGCTACGCCTCCGCCTGGCTCCATCCTGGAGCTGGTGGCTCGGCCCCTCTGGGCGCTGGGCGTCTCCCCGCCCCACTCACCTGGGACTAGGATAAAGCCGAACAGCAGCAGGCCAAGGAGGGCGGCGGCTAGCGAGCCTAGGCGACAGGCAGGCATGGTGCTATGCCGGGgcggagtacaggtgtgagccgctgctcAGGTGCGGGGATTTAACCGCGCGCGCGGGAGGGGGCGTGGGGTAGGGGTGGAGCTGAGCGGGGAAGGGGAGGGTGGAGGGCTTCGCAGGCCCCGGGGGCGGGCTGCCACCTGAGGTCATTTCACAATCCCCCAGGATCAGGTATCACTCTTGGCCCCGGTGGGAACCAGGAACTTAAAGCAGCTTCCAGGACATGACCGGCTGCGGCCGGACCCTTGTCCACTCCTCTCTCCTGACCTCCCTCCTGGGGCCTGAGGGCCAAGGCTCAGGGTTCCTGGGTTTCTATTCCAAGACTCCGAGGTTTCTCCAGAGTGTCCCCAGTCGGGGGTTGAGGAGGATGGGGCAGGGCCCGCAGGGAGGCAGTAGAGCATGCGAGTTAAAGGGTTCTATTTGGGGCTGGCCAGATGAGAGAGCAGATCCCCCTTGATGGAGGGCTAGGGTAGTGATACAGAGCACATAGTAGGGTCTACAGAAGTAGCACTTATTATTGATAAACAAACCCTCCTCACCAGAAACAGGCCCAGGAAGGTGAAGCACCTACTAGTCTCAAGCCATTTGGGTGTGTGTTTCCGCCGCCCTTTCTTTGTCCTACCGGCCCCTGATCAGGGCTgactgtgccaggctctgtgctccTTGTCTCAAGGAATCATCCCAGCAAACCTCTGACCGGAGAGTTACTGTTATCAGCTGTATAGGACAAAGGAACTGGGTGTTCAGGGATTTAGGACCGCACCTCCACCACAAGGTCCCCTGCAAAGCTGTACAAATAAGGTTTTGAACCCAGGTGTCTCCCTCCAGGCACTCGTTTTTTCCATTCCATTGTAAATATTCACTGGCTGCCTACTGTGTAACATATGCAGGTCAAGATGCTTGGTGAAGAGAAAGTCGTCAAAAGAGGCCCTCCAGCACTGGTCTTGAAGGGGTGACAGAGTCTGGGGTCTGACTCCCACCTCCACCACTTCCCACCTGAGGGCTCTAGCATGAATCCTTTCCCGGATCTGAGCTACCACATCATCAGTGAAAATGACACCTATGTGGGACTTCAGTGAGAACACACATGCAATGTTCCTGCCATGGAACAACCATGTACTCACTGGGAGCACTGAGTAGATCCACACGATTGACACAGGGACTCCAGGCCTGACCCGTGAGAGGTACTGGATCAATGACCGTGAGTGCTCCGGAAATAAGTGTCTCCCGTGATGGAGGAGACCGATAAGTATAAATCAAGTTTTAGAATCCAGGGTGTTAAGTGCCAAAACAGAGTTACCCAGGGAGTTAGACAAGAAGTGCCTTCGAACATCTTTCCTGCTGCAATGATTTGAGGTTCTAGAAGCCCCAGGAGGTCTTTGCTGCTGGAGGCTAGAGTGAGTCTGGGGCAGtgaatgctgggatgacagtgaCAGGTGAGTAGGGTTTGGTGATGTGAGGACATCTGGCCACCGTCCCCAAAATGGATGCTGAGAACACCTCCCCAGGTTTCTCATGCTCAGCTTGGGGACTGGGGACATGCCATtgttgggaggggccagggctaTTTACTCTGAGCTCAGTCAACAATGAGAGCAGGAGCCAGGCAGGGACACAGCCCATAGCAGGCTAGTGAAATCCAGTTAGGGCACAACGAGAACACTGGGGTGAGCAGCCGATTTTTAGCCCGTGGATCCAGCTGGCTACTGTATATTCAGCCCTAGGCACTGCTGCCAACAGCTTTCTTCCCGGCCCTATTCAGCTCCCTGGGCCAGGAAACTGCCCAGCCTTGCCCCTCCCAGGCCCTTATGAGCACCCTGTTGATTGGCTCTCTCTTACAGGAATGCAGACTGAGGGAGGGTGGCAGGGCCAGGCAGAAGGATGGGGAAGGAATTTTCATCAGTCAATGGCATCAGATGTTTAGCTTTTGTGGTGCCATGTTCTGTGCTAGGTATAGTTACATATATTCTCTTTACATCATTTAAAAGGGCAGAGGCTTTAGAACCAAATGCATCCATGCCCAATCGGGACAATGCATCCATGGCCACTTTCTGGCTATGTGACTTAGAGAAACACTTCACTTTCCTGACCGGCATCTTCTTCCTGCATAAACTGTATATCATTCTAACAGTCTTGGAGGATTATAAGGGTTTTATAAGATTATTAtaaggtttaaagaaaaaagcataaatcAGAGGTTGCAAATCTGGCTAGAGCACATCCATTATTAACTACAcagtatgttttgaaattttaaattagttgCCAAGATTTAAAAGTAGGGAatgtcatataaaaataaacctcTAGCTTCTCTCGGAAAAAGTAAAAGATCTGGCAACACAGTCATGCAAAATCTTACATATAATAACCATCAGCTAGAGCAGCGTGTCTCAAAATTGAGCATGCATCAGATCattatttggttgttttttggttttttgagactgagttttgctctgtcccccaggcttcccttccctccccctcagcccctcccctctcctcccctcccccccactcctccccttcccttccctttccccacctcctaggttcaagtgattctcctgcctcagtcttcctggtagctgcaattacaggtgccactacacccggctaatttttgtatttttagtagggacagagtttcaccatattggccaggttggtcttgaactcctgacctcaggtgatccacctgccttggtctctcaaaatgctgggattacaggtgtgagccactgctcccggcctaagcatgcatcagaatcacttggaaggcttgttaaaatacagattgcagGATTCCCGTTCCCAGAATTTTAGTAGGTCTGTGGTGggacctgagaatttgcatttctaacaggtttCCAGGTGATGCCAGTGCTGCAGGGCTGGGGACCATACTTTGAAAACCAGAACCTAAATAGAGCTACTCTTTTTCTATGAGGGAAGCATTCCCCCCAGTTTCCCATAATCCCTACCACCACCATCCCCCGTCTCTGCAACTACTTCCATTCACAGTGCTCACCTGACCCCAGGagggcacatagtaagtgtttgGTGAAAGgtagtttacatttatttaacagTCTTATGGATTAAgtattattactcccattttacaggttaagaaactgagattcagcTAAGCAAAGTGACTTACTGGAGGAAACACAGCCGGTAAATCAGAGGGAAGACACTTGCCAAATTACTTGTGTTGTCCCAGTTATTTCAATATTATACACATTCACACAGCTCTATCTGAGGTTAACGTAGATGATGCATCCAAAGTTTTGTACATGACTTCATGagtgtaaaaaaatatatatcagggaagaggaggaagaaaagcagcagaaaggaaagaaggaaaagtttaTAGTGGTAGGTGATGTCAGGTAGCTGTAGACATGCCCACTCTAAAATGACTGTAAACAAATTAACGgtgaatatttaagaaatttccaGGAACAAAAAAGGTGTCTTTAACCATGCAATGGGCCTCTGCTGCTAGACTTTTGGACCCAGTCAAACTTCCTTTCATTCCATGGAAACCTCTCTCTTTGGATATActgactgttttgttttgtcaccTCACATCCATTTGTCCTTTTTCTGATAAACCACCCTGAGTTTGCTTTGGAGGAAATAACTCTTCCTCCAAACCAAGACAGGTAGGACCAGGCAGACTGTCAATTAAAGTGTCTGCCCTAGCCCCAGGCAGAGTGGCCAATCAGATACTGTTCCTAGAACTGTAATCTTGAGCAATGAATCATAAAAGACCTGAAAATGTATGGAGCTAACTCAGAGGTGTCCTGGGAAGAACTCAGTTCTGATTTTACCATTCTTTCCAAGTTGTGTTATTTTAGCTTTCCCTTTAGTTCTGAGAGCTAAACTAAGTCAATTAGTGCTATTGGGTGCAAGCAGTAGAATTCAACTCTGGCTAACTTAAAGATATTATTAGGAAAGGAGAATGGATGCCCACTACATCCCCCACaccatttttataaatttcttcttggtttacaATAGCCAGAGTTGGTTTCTGTTGCGAGTAACCAAAGAGATCTTACTCCCTATACCAATGTAACCaccaagttcctcatttccaaatCCAGTGGCCTTCTTTTAGCTCTCATTCTCTTCTAACTTACAATTAAGGTCCCCGTGGCATACATGCAATACTGTTCAAACCAAATCCTcattataaaaaagaatacaCATGGTCTCAGCACAAAAACCCATGAAAAGCAAAGCTTCTCTGTTTGAAGTGGCTCGGGTCCAGCCCCAAACCAAATAATCTTCCTAGAACAGTGCACTTTTCGAGTATTTCCTTGAGTGTAAATTCTACTGGCTCTTCACTGCCTTCAGGATAAAGGCTGAACTCCTTAGCCTGCCTTTCTGACTGATTCCAACTTTTATTTCCAGCTACATTCCTTACTTCATGCTGCACAAACCTTCCCTGGGCTCATTGTCTTATCGAGCATTCCTTGATCAAGCTGACCCCAGAGTCTTCTTTCTCAATAGCCCCTAGTGGCCAGTACATAGATGCTGACAGTCAGGTTTCCCCCAGAATGCATAGGAAAAGTCTGTTTTGGTGCAGAATCTGCAAGATGTAACAGTTATGTACTATTTTTTATTATCCAACGTTGAGGGCTAGGgttaaaaaagattaaatggcTTCAACCTGTGTACTGGAAATTTTCTTCTGCAGAAAgttttttccctcctccctcaagGAGTAATTTACTacttcaacacatatttattgtgtCCTATAACACATTTGACACTGTCGAGGATGTTGGAGAGACTGTGTGGTAGACTGTATTTCCTAAAGATGGTCATGCTAATATCTCCGAACCCACAACTTTTCTATAATATGACCTAGCAACCCCCATCAAGAGGCAGAGCTTACTTCTCTACTCACTTGAATCTGGGCAAGTCTTCTGACTGCTTTGATGAATAGAATATGACAGAAGTAACACGGTGCCAGTTGCAGGGGGCAGCCTTAACTGACCTGGCAGCTTCCATTTCCTGCCTCTTGAAGCATTCCCTCTTAGAATTCAGCCAGTAGGCTGTGAGATAACCAAGCCATATATGTGCTCCTTTTGATATCCCCAGCTGAGCTTTCAGCCAACAGCCAGCCTCAGGATGCTAATCTTGGAGGGAGCCATCTTGGACATCCATCTcaatcaagccttcagatgacagcAGTCCCAGACAACAGCTGACTGCAATCTCATGAGACAACCCAAGCAAGAACCACCAGCTAATCCAAGTCAACCCATAAGACCATGAAAGataataactttttgttttacgccactaagttttggggcgCTGCATTACACATGCAATAGATAACCAGAACAGAGATCAATCAGATGAAGAAGACTCTTCACTCTCATGGACCATACTCTTGagtaaagaaaataagcaaataagttagtaaatagaaaacataattgCAGATATGgataaatgcaaaaaagaaaataaagcaaggtcATAAAATTATAAGTCGGGAGTTGGAGAGCACAGGAAAGGGctttctgaggaggtgacatttgagctgagacttgAATGATGTGTAACATCTATCTACAACATCATCTGGGGCTGAGTGTTACAGAAAAAGGTTAAAGCAAGTCCAAAGATCCTAAGGCGGGAACAAGCCTGATGAATGCCAAGAAGAGTAAGAGAACCAGTATAGCTGGAGCAGAGTTAAAATCAAGGGAGATGAAATCAAAGACATAGGCAAGAACAAGATCATGAAGGGCCCTGAAggctatgaaaataaatatgtcttTTATGTGCAATGGGAAGTCATAGGCTAGTAAAAGCTGGGAGATTGGGGGATGAAATCAtctgatttataatttttgaaaatcccTCTGGCAGCTCTGAAGAATGCATTGTAAGAGCACAGCTATGGAAACTGGACCAGTAGTAAGAGGATTTTTGCAGTTGTCTTAGCAAAGGATTGACAGTAGTGGTTCCTTTTATTAGGCAAAAGATCATGAATTACTGGGTACTGGCCAGTCCATCACATCGGGAGACAGGTCTGATTTATTAGACTTACCACCCTAAGATAAAGTCACAGGGAGAAGCTGTGAGGTTGTAACAGTAAAAAAGGAGGCTTAGCAAAAACTAGGTCCATTTTGCTGCAAACTCCTACCCCACTCCTGTGGTAATACATTTTAGGTTAACTGCTTTTGCTCATTTCTACACCTAGGCTGAGCTAACtgtgggagaaatttagtttatagtttaaagcaAGGTTGCTAATAGTCCCTTCCCCAAATTAACCCCTGAGGAGATAAGAAGGGTGTATACATAAGTAACAATATTATGTTAAAGATGATTTATAGGAGCATTGTGACCTGACCAAAGACAAAGAAGTTTCACCACACCCCCTTGGACCCTCACTGCCACCCAGATGTGTGTGATCATTGATCACCTCTTGATCTCATccccctttctcttcccctttccaaCATAAAAAGAGCCTACAATTCTATTAACTTGGGATGTTTCTTTAGGATATTAGTTTACCATCTTCTCAGTTTgttggctttctgaaataaagtCGCCTTCTATACCGCAATACCTTGTCTCTCAACTTATTGGATGTCATGCAGTGAGTAGTATGAGCTTGGACTCATTTCTGTGGTTACTAATTCATCTGCTAGCAGGATGACAACCCCATTTTTCTGGTCCTTCCTAGGATGGAAAGGATGGGTACCCACAAAGCTGCCATGAAAGCCATATTCATCCCAAAAGGAAGCATGAGACCCATGAGATTTTCCTACCCTGAGGCCAAGAGTGTTGTGGCAGTTTTTACACATGACAACAATTGTTTTACACCCCTCTATATTCGTCAGTTCTcactgctataaatacctgagactgcgtaatttatggagacagagatttaattgactcatggttctgcatggctggggaggaaacttacagtcatagcagaaacttacaatcatggaaatttacaatcatggcagaaggggaatcagacaccttcttcacaaggcagcaggaaagagaagagtgaaTGAAGGAGGAACTTCCTAatacttataaaaacatcagatctcgtgagaactcactcattatcatgagaacagcatgggggaaccacccctatgatttaatcacttcccaccaggttcctcccttaacacctggggattacaattcaagatgagatttggatagaGACACAAagctaaaccatatcaccttcCTATAGAGAAGTGGGGTTTATATCTCATTCCTTGAATCTGAGTAGGTCTGTGATTGCTTTAATCAAGAGAGTCTAGTAGATGTAATGCTACATGGCTTCCAAGGCTAGATCATAAATGATGGTGCAGTTTCTACCCTTTTAACTGGAACACTAGCTCTTGGAGCCCTGGGCTGCCATGGAAGAAGCCTGCCTATTCTGAGACTGCCTTGTTGTAAAGAAGCCCAAGGCACATAGAGAGGCCACATGTAGGCACTACAGTTAGCAatcccagctgagcccaggctTTCAGTCATCCCAGCCCAGGTGCCAGCCGTGTGAATGAAGAAGGCACCAGCTGATTCCAGCTCCTAGGCATCGAGTCACCCCCAGCTGTTTGAGTCTTCCTAGCTGAGGCCTGAGGCATCATGGAACAGAAACGAACCATTCTCatgtttgtgtcctgtttaaaATTCTGACCCATAGAATCCAAGAGTCTAATGAAATGATTGCTATTTTACACCAGCTTTAGGATGGTTTGCTGCCATGCAGCAATACATAACTGAAGCAGGCAAAGATTGTTGGTGAGCTTCTTTATAACCCTGTTGGACCCGTGGGGGGACTATACAGAATTAGAGTAGGCTGTAAATTACTGAGATTAACCCACAGAAATCAATCTGTAACAGAAGTGAAGAAGAAACAAGCAAGTAGTTTCATTATTTGTCAAATTGCCCCTATTCCCCATCCCATAAGAACTGGTAAGAGCCTAAGATTTGGAGTCAAGAAGACATCATTTGAGTCCCAATTCTATCACTTCCTAGTTCtgagaccctgggcaagttatttaacctctctgggcctcagttttttaTTTACAATCCGAAGATATTTCTTGCCTCATAAGCTCATCATAGATTAAGAGAGAATATTTTGCAAAGATATCCTAGGATTTCTGCAACAAAATACCaccaactgggtggcttaaacggcagaaatttattctttcacagtttgGGGGGTCAGAAGTTCACGGTTAGAGTGTCAGCAGGGTGGGTGCCTCCTGAGGGCTATGAcgaagaatctgttccatgccccTCCCTTAGCTTCTGGAAGTTTctctggcagatcacctgagttcaggagttcaagaccagcctggacaacctggtaaaacctcatctctactaaaaatacaaaaattagccaggcatggtggtgcaagcttgtaatcccagctactctcaaggctgaggcaggagaatcacttgaacttagggggtggaggctgcagtgagccaagatcacgccactacactccagcctgggtgacagagcaagaatccgtctccgtctcaaaaaaaaaaaaaaaaaaaaaaaagtaaaatctttatttcttagGCCAGTCaccaaaaggcaaagaaaaacctTCTGCAGTGTGATTGCTTTTCCTTATGGGAAACCCATTTAGATAACCTTGAAGTCAAACCTAATGCAAAGGGTATTTGAATTAATCAGACACAGGAAGAACATGGCCAGGGTTATGAACATACATTATATTATGAAGGAAACTAGAAACTAGAAGTTTCCTGGTTACATGGAACAATTCAGACATCTCAAGAAAAGCCAAGAGTTACAGAATCAAACTATCCTGGAGAAAAACATTGCTTTTCTAggccttcaaaataaaatattttagcaccAGGCCATAATAGCATTTAGACCTGgagtaaaaaaaaagttacaagagCTTATGAAAAAGTTGAGGAAAAAAGTTATCAACTCAGGCTGAAAGCGAAGAAAAGGTTGAAAGCAGCAAGACACAGCAAAAGTTGAACTTCTGAGGTATAAATCTGAGAAGTTTTCGAAAAGAACCAGGTAATGGAATTAAAAGTCAAAacctcttttaattttattaagagcaaattaatattttaagaaaacctTTTAACTAATACTTTTTACTTTTGCAGTATTGTACTTTTAATATAAAAGCTCAATTATTAGAGAGACTATCATaaataatttccctttaattataGCCAACATAATCATGTACAAAATTCCTTtcataaactccctttcatgAACATTATCACGACTTACACAGACCATTTGCAACTTGGACTTTCTGATTTGCCCAATACTGCCTCTTTCTtaaccagtcattttactttaggacaaaaatttgccatacaagatcctttctcatacaaaattattctcctttctttataatttttttttttaccaaaaattCATCTTCATATTCATAACTTTCTTCACATCTGTCTCTCCTACTTACTGGTTCCtatcttgttttataaataacCTTTAAATAACCTCtgaattagactttttttttgcaataaagaacatattttatgtctttcttataattcctctttttttaaaaaaaggcacatctggttgggcacggtggctcacacctgtaatcccagcactttgggaagccgaggcaggtggatcacgaggtaaggaattcgagaccagcctagccaacatcgtgaaaccgcatctttactaaaaatacaaaaattagccaggcatggcggtggacacctgtaattccagctactcaggaggctgagatgggagaatctcttgaacctgggaggcagaggttgcagtgagctgagattgtgccactgcactgcagcctgcatGACAGCAAGGCTCcagcttgggggaaaaaaaagacacatcatCTTTGGCACAttttttatatacaaaattatagGCACATGACCTTGGTGCTCACTCGGGGCTCTTCCAAGTGTATTTTCCTTTCGTTACTGTTctaaagcctttaaaaataaacttccacacctgctctgaaaaaaaaaaaaggattatatatTAACTAGAATTTTTATTCTTAGTAACCTCAAATTTTAGCAAAAAACTGGGATGCAAGCAATGCTGAACTGAGTCTGAGTACAGAATCAAGTTATCCTGGAGAAAATCATTGATTTTCTAGacctttgaaataaaatgttttagcaACCGGCCACAACAGTGGTTAGAACttgagggaaaaaataattacaggAGCTGACATTAAAGTTGAAGGAAAGAGTTATCAGCTAGGGCTTTGTACTCAGATAGCAGGATTTCATAGATGAGAACGACTCCACAATTCTTAGCAATGTTTCCCCATATCATAACCCTTTCTTAATTGGGCATCACCCAGATGTccaatgaacattttaaagaattgtCAGATTTTTAAACTAAACAAAAAGTTTACCTTCAGGCATTTATCTCATTTACATTTACTCTATTTTTAGGAGTTTAGATGACTATGAGAACTGAGATATTAGACAAAACTAGTCATCATTTCAAGTTATTTCCTTGTTAACTGTTTTAATAGCCTGTTCACCTAGGTAAGAACCTTCAGTTAAACACATGGGTACATGCACAAAGGCCCTATCTTTTTTACCTCGGAACTCTAGCCATGAGACAGCAACACAAATTTACCGGTTTACAAAAGATGGTTGaatctaaattatatttttgacaaATTGGAACCTATTTACATGGCTAAACTTTGTTTTCCCCAATAGGTAATCCAATGAAGGCTGTGGACCAAAGTTGTGGGTAAACCAgtttcaatggtagtttaatttttaaaaacctcttttaCTTGCTTTTCCCCTCTTTAGTTTCAAATGAGTTTTCAGTGTTTACATTTTAGCTATTAATAGAACTAGCGGAACtctac encodes the following:
- the WFDC2 gene encoding WAP four-disulfide core domain protein 2; this encodes MPACRLGSLAAALLGLLLFGFILVPGTGAEKTGVCPKLQADQSCTQECVSDSECADNLKCCSAGCATFCSLPNEKEGSCPQVNSNFPQLGLCRNQCQVDSQCPGRMKCCRNGCGKVSCVTPNF